Proteins encoded within one genomic window of Hermetia illucens chromosome 2, iHerIll2.2.curated.20191125, whole genome shotgun sequence:
- the LOC119649749 gene encoding uncharacterized protein LOC119649749 produces MKPNEGVLFCTILLWITNPVKGRNSRNNIFQTELTELNVDADPEMMIISHKITNKTFLDANVTMLQPIARGNTLFSMLIRIHSGAGDFYQTLLKYSSEDFCEHWITASKDPLLRLALGRARQFTNIKGCPLEAGEYYFRNFTANGIIPVGIIPDGEYIINASLHQKNLANGKVNISLVVVVIN; encoded by the exons ATGAAGCCGAACGAGGGAGTACTTTTCTGTACTATTTTATTGTGGATTACTAATCCAGTGAAAGGCAGGAACTCCAGAAAT AACATTTTTCAAACGGAGTTAACTGAACTGAACGTCGATGCGGATCCGGAAATGATGATCATTTCAcataaaataacaaataaaactTTTCTGGATGCCAACGTCACTATGCTCCAACCTATTGCAAGAGGGAATACTTTATTCTCAATGTTAATAAGAATACATTCTGGTGCTGGtgatttctatcaaactttACTCAAATACTCTAGTGAAGATTTTTGTGAACATTGGATAACTGCCTCGAAAGACCCCCTTTTGAGGCTTGCCCTTGGAAGAGCTCGACAATTTACCAATATAAAGGGATGCCCCCTGGAAGCT gGGGAATACTATTTCCGCAACTTTACAGCGAATGGCATCATACCGGTCGGTATTATTCCTGATGGTGAATATATTATTAATGCCTCACTTCACCAAAAAAACCTTGCAAACGGGAAGGTCAATATATCTTTAGTAGTGGTTGTTATAAATTAG